From a region of the Gossypium raimondii isolate GPD5lz chromosome 10, ASM2569854v1, whole genome shotgun sequence genome:
- the LOC128033989 gene encoding uncharacterized mitochondrial protein AtMg00860-like, whose amino-acid sequence MGSSALVCLCEEHRFCLWKRRVDPCTEDEYDEHLRVVLQILREKQLYAKFSKCEFYLREVTFLGHVISAEGIRVDPRKVEAVLDWKQPKTISEIHSFLGLAGYYRRFVEGFSLIVAPLTKLLHKGIPFNWTDSQ is encoded by the exons ATGGGTTCATCCGCCCTAGTTTGTCTCTGTGAGGAGCACCGGTTCTGTTTGTGGAAAAGAAGGGTGGATCCATGC ACTGAGGATGAGTACGATGAACACCTCAGAGTGGTTCTACAGATTTTGCGAGAGAAACAACTGTACgccaagttcagtaaatgtgagttctacTTACGTGAAGTAACGTTTTTGGGACATGTGATTTCTGCTGAGGGGATTAGAGTCGATCCTCGAAAGGTTGAGGCTGTTTTGGATTGGAAGCAGCCTAAGACTATATCCGAGATACATAGTTTTTTGGGACTGGCAGGGTATTATCGACGATTTGTGGAGGGGTTTTCTCTGATTGTCGCACCATTAACTAAGCTACTACATAAGGGTATACCGTTTAATTGGACTGATTCGCAGTAA